The Thermodesulfovibrio thiophilus DSM 17215 genome contains a region encoding:
- a CDS encoding DUF167 family protein — protein MKFFKIQPAFQLNIIFFTAMCIVLLIFSDKLPSISNFLVIYASIVLFQFCICNIKKNVFLTFIRDIGLPVLSVLIAFDTVGELIPLLNPDDIDRELLKLDYSILGFYPYVAFEKIASPLLTELMQISYCFYYALPFLLGYYLIKKGQKIVFYRALFIVIFCYYLSYIGYMIFPALGPRYSMPGMFQQELNGVFLANTIRDFLNYLEGIKRDAFPSGHVGISLVILFLMLKYSRKLFWISLVPVLFLIISTIYCRYHYFSDVLGGIFLAVVSLVAGNLYYNFWLKKMGIPFLKDKDGYKLKVLVKTGSKMPGVEGIEEDTLQIKLRAQPHDGLANKELIELLSELLHIPKSRLEIAKGRTSRQKVVRIKGEIA, from the coding sequence ATGAAATTTTTTAAAATTCAACCAGCATTTCAATTGAATATTATTTTTTTTACAGCTATGTGCATTGTTTTGCTCATTTTTTCAGATAAACTACCATCTATTTCTAATTTTCTGGTCATTTATGCCTCTATAGTTTTATTTCAGTTTTGCATTTGTAACATTAAAAAGAATGTTTTTTTAACTTTTATACGAGACATTGGTTTACCTGTTCTGTCAGTTCTCATTGCCTTTGATACAGTTGGAGAGCTTATTCCTCTGTTAAATCCAGATGATATTGATAGAGAATTGCTCAAGCTTGATTATTCGATTTTAGGATTCTATCCATATGTTGCTTTTGAAAAAATAGCCAGTCCATTACTTACTGAATTAATGCAGATTTCATACTGTTTTTATTATGCTCTTCCTTTTCTTCTCGGATATTATCTTATAAAAAAGGGACAAAAAATTGTGTTTTACCGCGCTTTGTTTATTGTGATTTTTTGCTATTATCTTTCTTATATAGGTTATATGATATTTCCTGCCCTTGGCCCCAGATACAGCATGCCAGGGATGTTTCAACAGGAGCTTAATGGTGTATTTCTGGCTAACACTATCAGGGATTTTTTAAACTATCTTGAAGGAATAAAAAGAGATGCATTTCCAAGCGGACATGTTGGTATTTCTCTGGTAATTTTATTTTTAATGTTAAAGTATTCAAGAAAACTTTTCTGGATAAGCCTTGTACCTGTTTTATTTCTAATAATTTCTACAATTTACTGCAGGTATCACTATTTTAGTGATGTGCTGGGAGGTATTTTTTTAGCAGTTGTAAGTTTGGTTGCAGGTAATTTATACTATAATTTTTGGTTGAAAAAAATGGGAATTCCTTTTTTGAAAGATAAAGATGGATATAAACTAAAAGTGCTGGTTAAAACAGGCTCAAAAATGCCTGGAGTTGAAGGGATTGAAGAAGATACTCTGCAAATAAAACTCAGAGCACAGCCTCATGATGGACTTGCAAATAAAGAACTTATTGAACTGCTTTCTGAACTGCTTCATATTCCTAAATCGAGGCTTGAAATAGCAAAGGGTAGAACCTCCAGACAGAAGGTTGTTAGAATAAAAGGAGAAATCGCTTGA
- a CDS encoding YicC/YloC family endoribonuclease: protein MIESLTGYGFAEKGIFRVEAKSLNHRFLEINVKLPQILSRHEVEIRNLVREKFHRGKIDVVISINHKERTGKLYLNKNLAKQLYSAFIDLKKELSILGSIDISMFSNFRELFIYEEEAPDLNTLMLAVSEAVDGVYQMRIREGEIIKESLTKIAESIENGILNLESKVDVIFNEYITYLQNRVKELLVENNLDEKRVLEQIILYAQRTDIKEEVDRLRSHITQFKEILFQGGVVGKKLDFLIQEMHREANTILAKTENFEVKTIAIDIKTQNERLKEQIQNIQ, encoded by the coding sequence TTGATAGAAAGCCTTACAGGTTATGGATTTGCTGAAAAAGGAATATTCAGGGTTGAGGCAAAATCTCTGAATCATAGATTTCTTGAAATAAATGTAAAATTACCACAGATACTCTCAAGACATGAAGTTGAGATAAGAAATCTAGTAAGAGAAAAATTTCATAGAGGTAAAATAGATGTTGTTATATCAATTAATCACAAGGAAAGAACAGGAAAACTATATCTTAATAAAAATCTTGCGAAACAGTTATATTCAGCATTTATTGATCTGAAAAAGGAGTTGAGTATTCTTGGATCTATTGATATCTCAATGTTTTCAAATTTCAGGGAACTTTTTATTTATGAAGAGGAGGCACCTGATCTCAATACCCTGATGCTTGCAGTATCTGAAGCTGTCGATGGAGTTTATCAGATGAGAATAAGAGAAGGCGAAATTATCAAGGAAAGTCTAACTAAAATTGCTGAAAGTATCGAAAATGGCATACTAAATTTAGAGAGCAAGGTGGATGTAATTTTTAATGAATACATTACCTATTTGCAAAACCGGGTAAAGGAACTTTTAGTTGAAAATAACCTGGATGAAAAACGAGTTTTAGAACAGATTATTTTATACGCTCAGAGAACTGATATAAAAGAGGAAGTGGATAGATTACGCAGTCATATTACCCAGTTTAAAGAAATTCTTTTTCAAGGTGGAGTGGTTGGGAAAAAGCTTGATTTTCTAATTCAAGAAATGCACAGAGAAGCCAATACAATACTTGCAAAAACAGAGAATTTCGAGGTTAAAACAATCGCTATTGATATAAAAACTCAAAATGAAAGACTTAAAGAACAAATTCAGAATATTCAATAG
- a CDS encoding DUF370 domain-containing protein: MLVNIGFGNIVSLSRIVAIVNPGSSPMKRMKDEAKKRGKLIDVTEGRKTRSIIITDSDHIILSALQVETILQRINELSRGEDGSL, translated from the coding sequence ATGCTGGTAAATATCGGATTTGGTAATATAGTATCTCTGTCAAGAATTGTTGCTATTGTGAATCCTGGTTCGTCTCCTATGAAAAGGATGAAAGACGAGGCTAAAAAAAGGGGAAAACTAATTGATGTAACTGAAGGAAGAAAAACACGTTCAATTATAATTACTGACAGTGATCATATAATACTGAGTGCTCTTCAGGTTGAGACTATTCTGCAGAGGATTAATGAATTAAGCAGAGGAGAAGATGGAT